TCCAGGACCTACTCGGAGATCAACCTGGAATAGGGGACGATGGGAAAATGATCAATCCGCTTATATTCCGGGAATACGATGTCCGCGGCCTCGTTGGGAAGGACCTCACGAGTGATACGGTTCTGGCTCTCGGAAAAGGATTCGGCACCTATGCCGTCCGGAAAGGGGTCCGGAACGTCATGCTCGGAAGGGATTGCCGGCTTTCCTCCCCCGAATTCCGCGACGCGATGGCGGAGGGTCTCTCCTCCACGGGGCTGTCGGTCGTCGACGTCGGCGTCTGTCCGACTCCCGTCCTTTACTTTTCCATCATACGGTGTTCCGCCGACGGCGGCGTGATGATCACCGGTAGCCACAATCCCCCCGAATTCAACGGTTTCAAACTTTGCGTGGGCCCGTCGACCCTTTACGGTGAGAAGATCCAGGATGTACGGCGGATCGTCGAATCGGGGGATTTCGCCGAAGGCGCAGGCAAGGTGGCGGAACGGAGCGTTATCCCTGAATACCTGGAATACGTCCGGTCGATCATATCCATTCCGCGGAAACTCAAGGTCGTGGTGGACGCCGGAAACGGGACCGCTTCGAGCATCGCTCCGGACCTGTTCCGAAGAATGGGTATGGAAGTAATCGAGCTGTTCTGCGAAATGGACGGGCGGTTCCCGAACCATTTCCCCGACCCGACCGTGCCGGAGAATCTTCGGTTCCTCGTCGAGGCGGTACGGAAAAACGGCGCCGACGTGGGGGTCGGGTACGACGGCGACGCCGACCGGATCGGCGCGGTGGACGAAAAGGGGAACATAATCTACGGTGATTACCTCCTGCTCCTGTTTGCGAGGGAAATCCTTTCACGGAAGCCGGGGGCGGCTGTCATCTCGGAGGTCAAGGCCTCCCAGAACCTTTACGACGACATCGCGCGCCACGGCGGCAAGCCCGTCATGTGGAAGGCCGGACACTCGCTTATCAAGCAGAAGATGAAGGAAGAATCCGCCGAGGTGGCGGGAGAGATGAGCGGGCACATCTTCTTTTCCGACAGGTACCTTGGGTTCGACGACGCGATCTACGCTTCCGCGCGCCTGTTCGAGATACTGGCCCGTTCGGACCGCCCGTTGAGCGAAATGCTTTCGGGTCTTCCGCCCGTCGTGACGACTCCCGAGATCAGGGTGGATTGCCCCGACGAAAGGAAGTTCAGGGTGGTAGAGCGCGTCGCGGCGATCGTCCGGCCGAAAGCGAGGGAAGTGATCGACGTGGACGGCGTGCGGGCCATATTCGAAGGGGGATGGGGGCTTGTCCGCGCATCGAACACGCAGCCGGTCCTCGTGCTCAGGTTCGAAGGAAAGGACGAAGCCACCGTAGCCGGGATCCGCGCCCTCATGGAGGACGCGGTGCGGGAAGCGCGATCCGGGGAATGACGGCGGCCAAAGGTTGAGCATTCTGCAGGCGATATTTCTCGGGATCATCCAGGGTGCGACCGAGTTCCTGCCCGTAAGCAGCTCCGGCCATCTGTTTCTCGCGCAACGGCTTCTGGGAATCCGGGAGCCCGAGCTCGCTTTCGACCTTCTTCTTCACCTGGGCACGCTCTTCGCCGTCCTGATCTTCCTGCACAGGGAAATCCTGGAGATGTCATCCTCCCTTTTCCGCAAGGATCGGGATGCTCAGGCAGGATGGGGGCGAAGGGAAGTATGGCTGATGATCCTATCGACGATCCCCACCGGAGCGATCGGTCTCGCCTTTCACCATACGGTGGAGACGGGGCTCACGGTATGGGGGATCGGGGCGCGCTACCTTGTCCTGACCTGTTTCCTCCTCATAAGCAATCTGCGCTTCCGGCACAAGTGGGACCCCGACCGGATCATGGCGTGGGAAGCGATCGCCATCGGGATTATGCAGGGGCTCGCCGTGTTCCCGGGGCTTTCCCGTTCCGGATCGACCATCACGCTGGCGCTGGTTCTTGGAATTTCCCCTTCCCGAAGCGCGAAATATTCCTTCCTGATCTCCCTGCCTGCCATCCTTGGAGCCAGCGTGGTGGCCATGAAATCGGGGATATCGGTGCTGCCGGGGATCGGGCATTGCGCTGCCGGGTTCCTTTTCGCGTTCGTCACCGGCTACCTTTCCCTGCTGGTCGTCGAGCGGCTTGTGGTGCGCGGCCGGTTCACGCGCTTCGCACCCTACACCTTCATTCTCGCCGCCCTCTGCTTCTACCTCAACTGGAAGGGATGAACCCGTAAGGCGCTGCGCCTTCCGGGCACATGTCCCACGGGAACCGGTTCCACCGGCCCCTCATCTCATTTAAATGGGGGGGGGAGGCATGGCGGAGCACGAAGCGGTTCGCTGGAGGGAGTGGGACGCGGGCACGTTCGCGGAGGCGGAGGCGGAGGGGAAGCTGGTCTTCCTCGATATCTCGGCCAAGTGGTGCCACTGGTGCCACGTCCTGGACAGGACATCTCTGTCCGACCCGCGGGTCGTGCGCCTGCTGAACGACTCCTTCGTTCCCGTCCGTGTTGATACCGACCGGCGCCCCGACATAAACGACAGGTACAACCAGGGCGGCTGGCCCACGACGGCTGTCCTGCTTCCGAACGGGCAACTGCTTACTGGAGCCACCTATCTTCCCCCCGACTCCCTGTTCGAAGTCCTCGGCAAGTGCGCGGAATTCTACCGCCATGACCGCGCCCGGATCGAGCGGTACATGCAGGAATCGGCAGGCAAGCCCGCCCCCGCGGGCGTAGGCGAAAACACCGAATCGCCGCCCTCCGAAGGACCGCACCCCGAAGATCTGGCTCTC
This genomic window from Deltaproteobacteria bacterium contains:
- a CDS encoding phosphomannomutase/phosphoglucomutase translates to MINPLIFREYDVRGLVGKDLTSDTVLALGKGFGTYAVRKGVRNVMLGRDCRLSSPEFRDAMAEGLSSTGLSVVDVGVCPTPVLYFSIIRCSADGGVMITGSHNPPEFNGFKLCVGPSTLYGEKIQDVRRIVESGDFAEGAGKVAERSVIPEYLEYVRSIISIPRKLKVVVDAGNGTASSIAPDLFRRMGMEVIELFCEMDGRFPNHFPDPTVPENLRFLVEAVRKNGADVGVGYDGDADRIGAVDEKGNIIYGDYLLLLFAREILSRKPGAAVISEVKASQNLYDDIARHGGKPVMWKAGHSLIKQKMKEESAEVAGEMSGHIFFSDRYLGFDDAIYASARLFEILARSDRPLSEMLSGLPPVVTTPEIRVDCPDERKFRVVERVAAIVRPKAREVIDVDGVRAIFEGGWGLVRASNTQPVLVLRFEGKDEATVAGIRALMEDAVREARSGE
- a CDS encoding undecaprenyl-diphosphate phosphatase produces the protein MSILQAIFLGIIQGATEFLPVSSSGHLFLAQRLLGIREPELAFDLLLHLGTLFAVLIFLHREILEMSSSLFRKDRDAQAGWGRREVWLMILSTIPTGAIGLAFHHTVETGLTVWGIGARYLVLTCFLLISNLRFRHKWDPDRIMAWEAIAIGIMQGLAVFPGLSRSGSTITLALVLGISPSRSAKYSFLISLPAILGASVVAMKSGISVLPGIGHCAAGFLFAFVTGYLSLLVVERLVVRGRFTRFAPYTFILAALCFYLNWKG